Proteins from a genomic interval of Caulobacter sp. SL161:
- a CDS encoding FadR/GntR family transcriptional regulator has translation MRTQPGLSLTYGLVEQLGQAIVTGEYAKGGFPTEGELSKQFGASRTVTREAVKMLTAKGLLSARPRHGTVVEPEAEWNMLDPDVLRWLLERKFSLRLLADFTEMRMGIEPTAAALAARHADEAGLEEIRKGLRRMKAAAEGEDDPLSADIAFHIAILNATKNPFYRELHELVNTALRISIRFTNRIKGRTASIPSHEDVYNAIAARDCERAAAVMREIIVDVLELIRAASPATESEAARREA, from the coding sequence ATGCGCACTCAGCCCGGCCTGAGTTTGACCTATGGTCTGGTCGAGCAGCTCGGTCAGGCCATCGTCACAGGCGAATACGCCAAGGGCGGCTTCCCGACCGAGGGGGAGCTGTCCAAGCAGTTCGGCGCCAGCCGCACGGTGACGCGCGAGGCGGTGAAGATGCTCACCGCCAAGGGCCTGCTGAGCGCCCGCCCCCGGCACGGCACCGTGGTGGAGCCCGAGGCCGAGTGGAACATGCTCGACCCCGACGTTCTGCGCTGGCTGCTGGAGCGCAAGTTCTCGCTGCGCCTGCTGGCCGACTTCACCGAGATGCGGATGGGTATCGAGCCCACGGCCGCCGCCCTGGCGGCCCGGCACGCTGACGAGGCGGGCCTGGAGGAAATCCGCAAGGGCCTGCGCCGGATGAAGGCCGCCGCCGAGGGCGAGGACGACCCCTTGTCGGCCGACATCGCCTTTCACATCGCGATCCTGAACGCGACCAAGAACCCGTTCTATCGCGAGCTGCACGAGCTGGTGAACACCGCCCTGCGGATCTCGATCCGCTTCACCAACCGCATCAAGGGCCGCACCGCGTCGATCCCCTCGCACGAGGATGTCTACAACGCGATCGCGGCGCGCGACTGCGAGCGGGCTGCGGCGGTGATGCGCGAGATCATCGTCGACGTGCTGG
- a CDS encoding 2-dehydro-3-deoxy-6-phosphogalactonate aldolase: MNLSPLPPIVAILRGVKPGEVVDIAAALVEAGVGAIEVPLNSPDPVESIRRLCDAFGDRALCGAGTVLTPEAVDAVAEAGGRLIVTPNTDPAVIAHAVGRGLTVMPGFATPTEAFAAIKAGARALKLFPAGTFGPGHIKAVKDVLPRNVAVYAVGGVGASNLDTWRAVGVDGIGVGGELYRPGDRAADVAERAARLVAAWHG; the protein is encoded by the coding sequence GTGAACCTCTCTCCCTTGCCCCCCATTGTGGCCATCCTGCGTGGGGTGAAGCCCGGCGAGGTGGTCGATATCGCCGCGGCGCTGGTCGAGGCCGGCGTCGGCGCGATCGAGGTGCCGCTGAACTCCCCCGACCCGGTGGAGAGCATCCGCCGGCTGTGCGACGCCTTCGGGGACCGCGCCCTGTGCGGCGCCGGCACGGTCCTGACGCCCGAAGCGGTGGACGCCGTGGCCGAGGCCGGCGGCCGGCTGATCGTCACCCCGAACACCGATCCCGCCGTGATCGCCCACGCGGTGGGGCGCGGCCTGACGGTCATGCCCGGCTTTGCGACGCCCACCGAGGCGTTTGCGGCCATCAAGGCCGGCGCCCGCGCCCTGAAGCTGTTTCCGGCCGGGACCTTCGGCCCGGGACACATCAAGGCGGTCAAGGACGTGCTGCCCCGCAACGTGGCGGTCTATGCCGTGGGCGGGGTCGGCGCGAGCAATCTCGACACCTGGCGGGCCGTCGGCGTTGACGGGATCGGCGTCGGCGGCGAGCTCTATCGCCCAGGCGACCGCGCCGCCGATGTCGCCGAACGCGCCGCTCGTCTGGTGGCCGCCTGGCATGGCTGA
- a CDS encoding 2-dehydro-3-deoxygalactonokinase → MDQSIVIVGDWGGSRLRLWLRQGKSVIHRRDGPGVTALTDSPEKTFLDLVGDWREAGPDHAILCGMVGSRIGWTEAPYAPCPATTGEIAARAVRIEAAGLPVRIVPGLSCVNPLGGPDVMRGEETQILGAMSLDAALRSGRHLLVLPGTHNKWAVVEDGQITTFLTAPIGETFALLKAHSTLGAGGGGLAEGSAAGFACGLTRIAEQGAGRLTHLMFETRARQLLEAMTPADAMGFLSGLLIGADVAAARDWYGPMEAVTVIGDGPLAALYVQALAATGVTASAVDGDAAVLAGLSMITRHQDASS, encoded by the coding sequence ATGGACCAGAGCATCGTGATCGTCGGCGACTGGGGCGGCTCGCGGCTGCGCCTCTGGCTTCGCCAGGGCAAGAGCGTGATCCACCGCCGGGACGGCCCTGGCGTCACCGCTCTGACCGACAGCCCGGAAAAGACCTTCCTGGATCTGGTCGGCGACTGGCGCGAGGCCGGTCCCGACCATGCGATCCTGTGCGGCATGGTCGGATCCCGGATAGGCTGGACCGAGGCGCCCTACGCGCCCTGCCCCGCCACGACGGGCGAGATCGCCGCGCGCGCCGTGCGCATCGAGGCCGCCGGCCTGCCGGTGCGGATCGTTCCGGGCCTGTCGTGCGTGAACCCGCTGGGCGGACCCGATGTGATGCGCGGCGAGGAAACCCAGATCCTCGGCGCAATGTCGCTGGACGCGGCGCTGCGATCGGGCCGCCATCTCCTGGTGCTGCCCGGCACCCACAACAAATGGGCCGTGGTCGAGGACGGCCAGATCACAACCTTCCTGACCGCGCCGATCGGCGAGACCTTCGCCCTGCTCAAGGCCCACTCCACCCTGGGCGCCGGCGGCGGCGGCCTGGCTGAGGGCTCGGCGGCGGGTTTCGCCTGTGGCCTGACGCGCATCGCCGAACAGGGCGCGGGGCGCCTGACGCACCTGATGTTCGAGACCCGCGCCCGCCAGCTTCTGGAAGCGATGACGCCCGCTGACGCCATGGGCTTCCTGTCGGGCCTGCTGATCGGCGCCGACGTCGCCGCCGCACGGGACTGGTACGGTCCGATGGAGGCCGTGACCGTGATCGGCGACGGGCCGCTCGCCGCGCTCTATGTCCAGGCCCTGGCCGCCACCGGCGTCACCGCATCCGCCGTGGACGGCGACGCTGCGGTGCTGGCGGGCCTTTCGATGATCACCAGACACCAGGACGCCTCGTCGTGA